The nucleotide sequence TACGTTCTTTGAGTGCTTGTGCGGATCGTTCTTTTTGATTAAGCTGAACCAGTTGTTCTTTGAGATCTTTCTGCTTGAGCATTAACTTTTCAAAATGTTTAATGTCGTTATGAATGTCACGTAAAAACTCCAGATTTTCTCTTTCCTTTTCGTATACTTCTGAGGATTTCTCAAGGGTGGCGTGAACTTTTTCAAGGAGTGAGAAGATCTCATTAGCGCTACGCGCAGCAGGTCCTAAAAGGGCTTGTTTTTCCCTAGAGTGATTTGCAACAAAGGATTCAAGAACTTCTTGAAGAGCTAACATCTCTTCAATACTACTGCAAGCTGTTTTCATCTGCGAGATGAGTGTTAAAAGAGCATCATGAAGAGGTGTTTCGTTAAGCGACTCCATAAGTGTCTCAATTGAAGGAATACTCTCTTCAATCTCTTTGCGAGTCGTACTAAGCAACTGTGAGATGAACGAGGTGTTCTTCTCTTTTTCTTGAATAAACCAAGATTCAAGAGCAGAGGGCTCAAGAAGAACGGTTTCTTGCTCAGTTGCACGCTCTTTTTTTCTGAATAGCGTTTTTAACCAATTCATAGAATCAACAAAAAAAGAGCTCTTTATAAAATATGTTTGTCTTAATCACAACTTATGAAAAGAAAACAGCATCAAACGCTGAAAATTGCGCGCAGGCGCGTAAATGCGTTACTAGAACAAGCTCAGATGCGTCCAGCCTATGCCAATCGCTACGCTTTGCTTGCAACAAAAATCTTACAAAAATTCAGACTGAAAAAGACGCCAGAACAAAAACTGCGCATCTGCAAGAAATGCTCAGCATACCTTGTTCCAGGAAAAACGATGAGGGTAAGAACAACAAACGGAAAACTTTCAATTACGTGCACCTCTTGCAAGTACGTGCGCAGAATTCATTTTACAAGGGAGAAAAATCTGCGAAGAAAACACAAGAAAGAGCAAAGTTTATTAAAAACTCATTCTAAGAACTAGTTACTGCTACATCCTGCAACTCCGCAGGCACAAGGTAACTTCTCACAACACCTTGCGATTCATTGTAACCTCTTGGTGACGAGCGTAAGTTTAAATACTATTTTTGAACGCAAAATTCCCGGGGGTAGAGTAGTGAAAAAAGAAACTTACGCAAAAGCATACGTCAAACCAGCAAAATCATTCGCAGAACTCAACGATAGGCTCATCAACTCCTTTGCAGGAATCAAAAAAGACATTACTGCACTTCGTGAACAAAACGTTCTTACCCAAAAGCGATTTATAGAATTACAAGAGAAAATTGAAGGGTTTTCCAAAGACTTTGTAAGCATTGATAAGTTCAACGTTCTCAAAATAAAAATAGCAGAGGTGCAAGAATCTCTTAAACAGATATGGGCTATTGACAAACAAGTCTCTGAACTCAACGAAATAACGGTAAAGATTCCTGATTTTGAAAAGCAAATTTCTCTATGGACTAATGATATTACTAAGTTGCGCGTCGACCTTGAAGAGGTTGAGTCCAAGAAGGTAAACAAGGAACAAATACGAAAACTCACTGATGATATCAACCAAGAATTTGATCATCTCAAAGATTTATTTGAAGAAGTACGCAACACCAAAGACAGTGCAAGAAAATTCAAAAAACAACTAGAGTCCATAAAAGAAGACGTTGATGTTCTTTCCAAAAAACACAAGGAACTCAAGAAAGAAAAAGTCTCCCAAGAAACATTAACCAAGCTTACAAAGGCGATCAATGCTGAATTCGAAGATATTAAAGAAATCATAGAAGAACTTCGAGTTGAAACTGCACTCAAAAAAGAAGTGGTTGCTCTTGCAAAGAAACAAAAACAATATGCTCAAAAAACCCAAAAAAGCATTGAA is from Candidatus Woesearchaeota archaeon and encodes:
- a CDS encoding ribonuclease P, which gives rise to MKRKQHQTLKIARRRVNALLEQAQMRPAYANRYALLATKILQKFRLKKTPEQKLRICKKCSAYLVPGKTMRVRTTNGKLSITCTSCKYVRRIHFTREKNLRRKHKKEQSLLKTHSKN